Genomic segment of Dendrosporobacter quercicolus:
GTACTGGTGGTCTGACGAATTCCGTCATTTGCTGGGGTACAGCAGTATTGCTGATTTCCCCAATGTTCTTGAGAGTTGGAGCGATAAGCTGCATTCTGACGATAAAGAGCGAATTCTTAGGGATTTGTCCGATCATATGAACAATTTATCCGGCAAAAGTCCTTATCCGATGGAATACAGGCTGAAGCACAAAGATGGCCAATACCGCTGGTTCCGGGCGGACGGGGCCACGATCCGCAATGAACAGGGCGTGCCGCTTAGAGTGGCTGGTTCCATGTATGACATAACCTCAGAAAAAATGAAGCAGCAGCGAGAGCAGGACTTAACCGTTCAAGCGGAGCAGTTTTCGCAGGCGATTGGACAGCTGGCCGCTGTTGTCACCAATATTACCAGCGCAGCCCAGGAACTGACGGCCGTTCAGCAGAAAACGATGGAGATTACTGAAAGAGCAGACAAAAGTGCTGCCACGGTGCAGGATATTACCGCACTGATTAGAAAACTGGCTGGTCAAACCAACCTCCTGGGCCTGAACGCCGCCATCGAAGCGGCGCGGGCGGGGCAGGAAGGACGGGGCTTTCAGGTAGTGGCTGAGGAAATCCGCAAGCTGGCTGGAGCAAGTACCGATGCCGTGGAAAAGATTGACAGCAATTTACGCGAAGTACAGCTGTCCACCAGCGCGATTTCCCAGCAGATTCACAATATGGATGATCATATACAAGCGCAGGCGGCCATAACGGAGGAAGTAAACGCCACCGTAGAAGAAATTAACGCCATGTTCCAGAATATATTAGGAATAGTTAAAAATGCCTAGTGTCTTGGCAAAGGTGTGAATTAGGATTAGACAGTGTGGATTTTTTCGTCCTGCGAGGCGGAGGAGTCGGCGCATATCGCCTGTTTGAAGTATTTTCCCAGGGTTATTGACAAAGCATTGGGCAATTAGTACAATAACAGCAATAACTGAATATTAAAAAGTAGAGACGGAAAAAAGTAAATGTATATTTGCTATGCAGAGAGCTGGTGGCCGGTGCAAACCAGTTAGCAGTATGGATTGAAGTTCGTTCCTGAACTGCGAGGCTGAACGATAGTAGGCTGAGCCGGGGTGGCATTCGTTACGGTGCTGTGAGTTGATCTGATTCAGGATTATTAGGGTGGTACCGCGGAGCTTTCCGTCCCTTGCGGTAGCGCTCTTTTTTATCTTGACGGATAACTAGGGTGGTACCGCGATGCACGTCCGTCGTCCCTTGGAGGGGGCGATTTTTTGTTAAAAAAGGATGGGTGAGGGGTATGGTGAAAAAATTGCTTCGAAAAAAAATGATTGCCTTAGGGTTAGGGGCCGTGCTGGCAGTTGGCGCCATTGCCGGCTGCGGCGGTGAAACAAAGGAAGCCGGCGGGGCGGTTTACCGGGTCGGCGTACTGCAGATGGTGCAGCATGGCGCTTTGGACGCCGCTAACAATGGCTTTGTGGACGGACTGGCTTCCCGGGGTTATAAGAATGGTGAAAACATTACAATTGATCAGCAGAACGCCCAGGGCGATCAGTCCAACTTAAAAACCATCAGCCAGCGGTTTGTGAACAACAAAGTGGATTTAATTTACGCCATTGCCACGCCGGCGGCGCAGGCGGTTGCGAACGAAACCAAAACGATTCCTGTCGTGGGTTCGGCGATTACGGATTACGAGGCGGCAAAGCTGGTCCAGTCCAATGCCAAGCCTGGCGGGAATGTGACCGGGACGACGGATTACCTGCCGCCGAAGCAGCAGATTGACCTGGCGCTTAAGCTGATCCCGCAGGCCAAAACGGTGGGGGCGTTATATAATTCCAGTGAAGCAAACTCAGAGATACAAGTCAGGGAAATGAAAGAATACGCCGCTGAAAAGGGTTTAACGGTGATTGAAGCTGCCGTTACGAACGTAAACGATATTCAACAGGCAGTACAGAGTTTAGTCGGCAAAGCGGACTTCATCTATTGCCCAACCGATAACACGATAGCGTCCGCTATTGCTAATATTGCCAGGATCGCGAGGGCGGCAAAGCTGCCGGTTCTTGCCGGTGATGAAACTATGGTTAAAACCGGCGGAGCGGCGGGGGTTTCGATAAACTACTATAAGCTCGGTTTCCAGTCCGGTGAAATGGCGGCCGACATTTTGTCCGGTAAAGCAAAACCGGCCGATATGCCAATCGCTTCACAGGAAGAGGCGAAAGTCATTATTAACAAAGAGACCGCTCAGGAGATTGGCTTAACCATACCGGAAGAACTGCTGAAAGCGGCTGAATAGAAACAACGCCGAGGAAAGGGGCGGCAGCCCCTTCTGCTATAGGCTGAATATTGGGATGTCATGTTTTTAACAACCGCACTGAAAACCGGCGCTCGTTTTACACCAGCAATACCGCAAACGTCTTTGCTCCGTATTCAGGCAGCGTTCACCGGAGCCGGCCTGCAACACATGGGAGGAACAAATACATGAATGATTTAATCATTTCTACCATAGCCCAAGGACTGCTCTGGTCTGTCCTGGCTATAGGCGTCTACTTAACTTTTCGCACTTTGCATATTGCTGATTTAAGCGTGGAGGGCACTTATCCGCTGGGCGCGGCCGTTGCGGCGGTACTGCTGGAGGGACAGTACAGCCCTGCGACTGCTGTTCTTACAGCGGGCATCGCCGGTATGCTGGCAGGCGCTGCCACCGGTTTATTGCATACAAAACTGAAAATACCGGCATTATTAGCCGGTATTTTAACCATGATTGCCTTGTATTCCGTAAATTTGCGAGTGATGGGCAAAGCGAATATATCGTTATTAAATACCGATACAGTTTATACCGCCTTAGCATTACATATGACGCCTAATATGACGATTTTTGTGGTGGGCCTTATTGTTGCCGTGGTATGCCCAACTATTCTCTACTTGTTTTTTGGCACGGAAATCGGCCTGGCTTTGCGGGCTACCGGCAATAATCCGCAAATGATACGGGCAATGGGAGTTAATACTGATAATATGATTCTGCTGGGACTGGTGATCAGCAACGGCGTGGTAGCCATAGCGGGAGCTTTTATCGCCCAGAGCAACGGCTTTGCCGATGTCGGCATGGGGGTTGGCACTATCGTCATTGGCCTTGCTTCCGTTATCATCGGTGAAGTGTTATTTGGTTCAAGGAGTGTTAAAAATTCTCTGATTTCGGTTGTGCTTGGCTCCATTGTTTATCGCATTGTCATCGCGGTTGTATTGTATCTGGGGATGCCGCCAAACGATTTGAAGCTGTTTACCGCTCTTTTGGTCGCCATTGCTTTAGCCCTGCCTCTGGTTAAAACAAAATGGGACAGCAGGAAGGCGGGGATTTAAATGTTAAAAATTGATGGTATCAGTAAAACCTTTTACGCCGGTACTGTGAATGAGAAGCTGGCGTTGAAAAACGTAAGCCTGGCAATGAAAACTGGCGATTTTATTACTGTCATCGGCGGCAACGGGGCAGGCAAGAGCACTCTCCTGAACTCCATTGCCGGCGTGTTTAAAGTAGATTGCGGGAAAATTTATATTGATGATATTGATGTAACCAGTATGTCCGAGCATAAACGGGCTGCTTACATCGGCCGAGTTTTTCAGGACCCCATGCTGGGAACGGCGGCGGATATGATGGTGGAAGAAAACCTGGCGATTGCTGCAAGGCGGGGGAAAAAACTGAGTTTACGCTGGAGTTTTAGCGAGGCTGACTTCGGCGAATTCAAAGCAAAACTGACCAAATTAGCTCTTGGCTTAGAGGACCGGCTGAAAAATCGGATAGGCACCTTATCGGGCGGGCAGCGGCAGGCGATTACCTTGTTGATGGCAACCTTGCGGAAACCCAAGCTGCTGTTATTGGACGAGCACACCGCAGCGCTGGATCCCAAAACAGCAGAAAAAGTATTGGAACTGACGCAGAATATTGTGGCCGAAAATGGGTTAACGACACTGATGATTACACATAATATGCGGGACGCATTACGTTTTGGCAACAGATTGCTTATGCTGGATGACGGCAAAATTATATTAGACATTCATGGAGCGGAAAAAGCAAAAATGACAGTCCACGACTTGCTGGACGCTTTCGAACATTCGGGCGGTGGCGACATCAGTGACCGCATGTTGCTGAGTTGAAGCGAGGCAGGAAGAAAATTTGGCGGATTTTCCAATAAAAATCCAATTTCCAATTGCTATAATGGAATTGAAAAATGGCCAAGCTTAAAGAGCAAAAATAAAGCATGGGTGACAAGCCCGACGTTCAACCAAAGGAGACCATTAACGAATGAAAGCTCCAAAATGCCTTGCCATTGGTTTGGTATTACTAAGCATGCTGCTAGTTACCCTGCCCATTGTTTCAGGGGCGACTGGAGGGGATAGCCTGGATTTCACTCCAAATAAGTACGCTGATAAGACCTTAACTGTGAATGGTCAAACCATCAATTATCGTGCCTTCGAAAATATCGTCTATGTAAAAAATCCCGTGGATGCCAAATATCAGGTTATGAACATTTATGTTCCGCAAGAGTACTACGAGGGTAAGTCTATTGACAATTATACCGCCGAGACGGCTCCCGTCTTCTTGCCGAACATGGTCGGCGGCTATATGCCCGGATTACCCGGAGTTCCTGGACCGGACCGGGAAACTGGCAGTCCCAATGCAGTATTTTTAGCCTTGTCCAAGGGGTATGTAGTAGCAGCGCCCGGCGTGCGTGGGCGGACTACACAGGACGAAAACGGTCAATACACCGGCAAGGCGCCCGCAGCCATTGTGGATCTGAAGGCCGCTGTCCGCTATTTGCGTCATAACGATGAGATAATGCCCGGCGACGCCGAGAAAATTATCTCAAACGGCACCAGCGCGGGTGGCGCGCTTTCTTCGCTGTTAGGCGCCACCGGCAATCATAAAGATTATGAGCCATATTTAAAGGCGATTGGCGCTGCCGATGAGCGTGACGATATTTTTGCCGTCTCGGCCTATTGCCCCATTACCAATCTGGAAAATGCGGATATGGCCTATGAGTGGCAGTTTAATGGTATTAACCAGTACTCCAAAATGGTTGCAGGGATAAGGCCGCCGCGCGAACTGTCTGCGCCTCCTGAAAACCAAGGGGCAATGTCGCTGGAGCGGCCTAATTCTCCCCAGATGAAAGGAACAATGTCGGCCGGTCAGATTAGATACTCGGGTGAACTGAAAGCGATGTTTCCGGCGTATATTAACGGTCTGGGCCTAAAGCAGTCCGATGGTACTGCGCTAACGCTAGACGAGCAAGGCAACGGTTCCTTTAAAGAGTACGTAAAATCCTTCGTGATTGCTTCGGCGCAAAAAGCCTTGAAAAGCGGTAAGGATTTGTCTGCCTTGAATTGGCTAACCATAATCGACGGAACCGTCACAGACATTGACTTTGACAAATACATGGCATACGCCACCAGAGCTAAGCAAACTCCAGCCTTCGACGGTTGGGATTTAAGCAACCCGGAAAACGACGAGTTTGGCACTGTGGCCGTTACAGCCCAGCACTTTACCCAGTTTGGCAAGGAACATAGTACGGTGGGCGGTTCTCTCGCCGACGCAGGGGTAGTGAAGATGATGAACCCTATGAACTACATCGGCAGCGAGGGAATCGCCACCGCTAAACACTGGCGAATCCGCCACGGTAACGTGGACAGAGACACTTCTCTTGCCATCCCTGTCATCCTGGCCACAAAGCTGATAAACAATGGCGTTGAAGTTGACTTCGCGATGCCGTGGGAGCAGCCGCACGGCGGTGATTACGACCTGGATGAGCTTTTCGACTGGATCGGCAGGGTTTGCGATACATCGGCAGCAAAAACTCCTACAGCCACCGTCCCGGCAAACTCATCTGATCCAGCGAATGGTAAAGTAATATTATTTGTCTTGTTGGGACTTGGCATAGTGGCTGTTCTTTTCCGAAGCAAGTTAAGAACGAGAAAGTGAAAAAACTTTATAGGAAGAAAGCATCCTTGCCGGTTTTTCCTGGAGGGCACGGCAGGCGCAAGGAGGTCGTCAGGGGCAATGATCGTACGGTCATTGCCCTTTTTTTATTTGCCTCGCTACGCAGCTGCGCAAAAAGGCAGGGGATAATATTATCTTTTAAAACCAATAATCTATTTACATATTTTTCTATAAAATATATAATTTAGAAAAACGGCCAAAGCAAGGCGAATGGTAAATTGTAATTGAGTAATGAATCAAGCGCGGTGGGTACTGGCCTGAGCCGCGCCCGGCAGTTGCTCAACAGTAGCCCACCCCCTTTCTATTTTAATTTTTGCGTTTGTGATTTTTATTTATAAAATTTGCATATAACTATTGACGTTTGGTGAATTATATAAGATAATATAAATCAAGAGATAATAATTATTGTTTGGTTAGTATTATCAACTGAATGATAATTAAAAAACAGTAAAAATTAATATTTGGAGGTAATGTATTATGTCATTAATTGGAACTGAAGTAAAACCGTTTAAAGCCCAAGCCTATCACAATGGAAAGTTCATCGAACTGACAGAACAGGACTTTAAAGGAAAATGGAGCATAGTGTGCTTCTATCCGGCGGATTTCACGTTTGTATGCCCGACAGAGCTTGAGGATTTGCAAAATCAATACGCTTCTTTAAAAGAACTGGGTGTGGAAGTATATTCTGTGTCCACAGACACGCATTTTACCCATAAAGCCTGGCATGATAGTTCGGAAACCATTAAAAAAATTACCTATATCATGATTGGCGATCCTTCCCATACGCTGTCGAGGAATTTTGAAGTGCTGATTGAAGATAAAGGCCTTGCTGATCGCGGGACCTTCATCATCGACCCGGATGGCGTTGTACAGGCGGTTGAAATCAATGCCGGCGGTATCGGCCGTGATGCAAGCACACTGCTTAATAAAATTAAAGCCGCCCAGTATATCAGGAAAAATCCTAACGAGGTTTGCCCGGCTAAGTGGCAGGAAGGTTCTGACACGCTTAAACCAAGCCTGGATCTTGTAGGAAAGATTTAAGAGGTGGGTTCAATGTTACTGGATCGGGATATAAAAGAACAGTTATCTCAATATCTGCAGTTGATGGAAGGCGATGTGCTGATTAAAGTTAGCGCAGGCAGCGATAAGGTATCTGGTGACATGCTTGCTCTGGTGGATGAACTGGCTTCGATGTCTTCCAGGATTGCAATTGAGAAAGCTGAACTGCCGCGGACGCCTAGTTTCAGTATCCGTCGCGCTGGTGAGGATCAGGGAATCACCTTCGCCGGCATTCCTTTGGGACATGAGTTTAACTCCCTGGTGCTGGCCTTGTTGCAGGTCAGCGGCAGAGCGCCGAAAGCTGAACAAAAAATAATCGATCAGATTAAAGCGCTTAAGGGTAAGTATCATTTTGAAACCTATATCAGCTTAAGCTGCCATATTTGCCCGGAGATAGTCCAGGCGCTAAATCTCATGAGTGTCCTTAATCCGGATGTTACCCATGTCATGGTCGATGGCGCTGTTTTTCAGGAGGAAGTGCAGGCGAAAGATGTCATGGCGGTGCCGGTGGTTTATCTGAATGGTGAATTTTTTAGCAGCGGCCGTATGAGTATCGAGGAAATCCTCGCCAAACTCGGCGATGGTTCCGATGTATCCGAATTCGAAGAAAAAGAGCCGTTTGACATTCTTGTCGTGGGAGGCGGTCCGGCTGGAGCCAGCGCGGCGATTTATGCGGCCAGGAAAGGGATTCGCACCGGGATTGTCGCCGAACGGTTTGGCGGCCAGGTTAAGGATACTCTTGGCATAGAGAACTTTATCACTGTGAGATACACAGAAGGGCCTAAGCTGGCGGCAAGCCTTGAGGAGCATGTTAAAGAATACCCGGTTGATGTGATGAAGCTGCAGCGCGGCAGACGCTTGGAGAAGAAAGAACTAATCGAAGTTGAACTGGAGAATGGCGCTGTTTTAAAGAGCAAAGCGGTGATTCTTTCCACAGGAGCCCGCTGGCGTAATATTGGCGTACCCGGGGAAGCCGAATTCAAAAATAAAGGCGTGGCCTACTGCCCTCACTGCGACGGGCCGATATTCAAAGGAAAACGGGTGGCTGTGATTGGCGGAGGCAACTCCGGCATTGAAGCGGCAATTGATCTGGCCGGTATTGTGGAGCATGTCACTGTACTGGAATTTATGCCGGAGCTGAAAGCGGATGTTGTTTTGCAAAAACGTCTTTTCAGCTTGCCGAATGTGACGGTTTTGAACAATGTCCAAACAAAAGAAATTACCGGTACAGGTAAGGTCGACGGCCTCTCGTATATTGACCGCAGCACAGAAGCTGTACACCATCTGGAGCTTGAGGGCGTATTCATCCTGATCGGACTTGTTCCGAATACCGAATGGCTGGAGGGGGCGGTGGAACGCAACCGCTTCGGTGAAATTGTTGTAGACAACCGCGGTGCAACCAATATACCAGGGGTGTTTGCCGCAGGAGACTGCACAAATAGTCCCTATAAGCAGATTATTATTGCGATGGGATCCGGTGCGAATGCGGCGCTGGGCGCGTTCGAGTATTTAATACGGAATTGATTGTAAGGACGCAAGGGCTAAGAGCCTTTGCGTCTTTTTCCAAATTTAAATAAGCTGATAGCAAGGCCGGCAGCAGTAGACACCTGTATTTTAAATATTTTAATAATTAAAGCTTCAGCTTCGTGTAATATGGGGAGCTGATTTTTTCTGTCTAAATAAAAATGGAAATTATTAATTAAATTTACAAAATTATACAATAATCTAACAAAATATTTACATATTTTTCTAATAAATATATAATTTAACAAAAATGAAAGGAGAAATAAATAGTTGAAAATAGATGACTATATGCCAAGTTACCAGTTTTCTGAGTTTCATCAATTACATATAGCAGTATCGCCGGAAATCGTGTATCAGATAACGTGCCGGCTGGATTTGCGCCAGTCGTCGTTCATTAAATTATTGTTCTGGCTGCGTGGCTTCTATAGCAGGGCACGACCGGCCGGCAGTTCAGACGGACTGGAGCTGACTTTAAAAGATTTAACGGAAAAGGCTGGTTTCATATTGGTGGATCAAGTTCCTAACCAGGAAATCGTTCTTGGCAGAGTAGGACAATTTTGGAAGCCAAGTGGAGGCATTATTACCATTCCTGCGGATCAGGTTAAAGATTTTCATCAGAATGGCTTTGCCAAAGCAATCTGCAATTTTTATATTCAACCGGGAGAGGAGGGCAACACGGTTTTGTCTACTGAGACCCGGATTCAAACCTATGGCAAGCTGGCTGAGCTATTGTTCAGGCTGTATTGGCTGATGATCAGGCCATTTAGTGGGTTGATCCGGATAGCAATGCTTAAAGAAATCAGCAGGCAGTCAGCGGCTGAAGTTATTTAAACTCCTTCAAGGTGAGAATATGGAACGACACACCGCTGCCTACAGCGAACAGCAAAAGACGGATATAGATGTTTGGCAGTAAATACAGGGAAATAGCGATTGTTCCCCATAGAAAAACCAGAGCCAGCCGTTTGGCCTTCGCTTCGACAGCCCGGTGGGTAAGATAATTATAAATATATTTGCCGAATACTTTATGCTGAATTAACCAGTTATACAGGCGGGTTGAGCTTTGCATAAAGCAATAGGCGGCAAGTAAGAGAAAGGGCGTTGTTGGCAGCAGCGGCAGAAAAATACCGGTCATGCCCAAGGCCAGCGAAAGGCAGCCAACAACCATGAAAATAGTTTTTTTAATGCTTCCAGTCTCCAAAATAACGACCTCACGTAAATTGAATTTTGATGACAGACACCTATCGGCTTCAAGGAAACATTGCCAATCGGTCAGGCGTCCTCCTTTGTCCATTATCTTATAGGATAACCGCAGGTTTGTCCATAAAGTTCTTTATCCCAGGCCATTTGACCGGCTATTGCAGACTGGTACCTTATCAGCTGTTGCATTTGTTGAGCATAAAAAAGATGGTTTTACACCGCGTTAATTGGGTAAAACCATCTTTCTGCTTTATATTGCTGTCAAGCGCTTGTTCCGAAGCTGCAAGGCGCTGCCTGGAAGAGGGGTTAATTCGGTAATTTTGCCCTGTGGTCAATCCTCAATGGCTTCGTTGATCCACAGGTTCGTCAGATGGACAGCGCCGCGGAAACCCATAAAGGGCGGCTCGTAGGGATGCAGGCGCCATTTTGTGTCAGGATTGGAAATTTGCAAATCCGTATTGCGGCCGGCCCATTCCAGCGCCTCGCCGCTGGCCATGAGATAGCCTTTTTTATGATCCTGTACCGCTCGCGTCCATTCGTCTTCGGAAAAATAGGGAATACCCTCACCAGCCATAGCGGGGCAGTCGCACCAGCAGGTTCCTTTAGCAAGGGAAAGCTCGCCGCAGCCAAAAGAAAGAATGCCCTTAACCACATCCGCGTGTCCGCCCAAAGACAGGGCGGCTTCGCCCGGATGCGCTCTGACGATGTGCTGGAGGGAGGGAATGACGGACGCCAGCTGCTGCCGGGAGAGTTTCTGTTGGGCTTTAAGGAACGAGGCGTCGGCAGTCAAGCCGGATAACTCGGCAACTTCCTCAAGCCAGCGCCTGGTGCCGTCAATGCCGTATGGCCGCCCCGAAAGATAAGGGGTTCCGAAGCGCTGCTCTAAGTGTCTGGCAACTGGTTCGCCCTCGCGCCGGATGACAAGATTGATATGAGCGCCGCCCATATGCTCGATTTCCGCAATGGAGGTATCCGAGGTCATCACACACAGCGGCTGTATGCCGAACGTGCCTGTCATTATACGGACCAGCTCGAGCGCGTCGGCCTGAAAGCGGAACAGGTCGGCGCAGGAGCCGATGATATTAAAGGTTGGCTGCGGCGTCCGTTTGACCTCCGCCGGCAGCGTTTGGCCAAGCAGCAGCAGCGCTTCCTGCACACCGCGGTGCTGAGTGACATTAAAACCGCCGTACCCGAACGGCAGCAGGCGAACGCCGGGATATTCGGGCTGCAATTCCGCACAGAGAGCGGGAAGATCTGTCCCGATCACCTCGGGAATCGAAGAGGGCAGGAAAAAAATTACGCGCGGCTGATCGCGTTGGACCACAGTGTCAATGGTATGGCTAAGCCGCTCTGTGCCGCCAAGGGCGATATCCGTTTCGTCTATATGCGTCGAATAGAGCTTGCAGGCATCGTGCACACCAGCCCGCTTGAGCGTTACGCCGCTGTACAGCATGTGCCCCATGCAGCCGAACTCCACAAGGGCGGCGTCCCGGATGGTGGCGAGCGTCCAAAGAATACCCATACGTCCCGAAGGCAGCGGCTTAAATCGGTGCAGACCCATGTGCAGTTCCTCCTTGCCCTGATGTATTGATTTGGTTCCATACGCTTAAGATTCTTTTCAACAGCTGACTGGTCCGCCCATAACCAATTTGTCCGTAAAAATCAAATAGATCCGGTACGCAGGGCATGGTTTTGGCAGGTTCTGGCAAATAACCAAAGCATAAATCCGGCGCCAGCTTTTTCAGAACCGGTAAATCCGCCTGGACATTGACCATCCGGCAAATCCAGGGATTATGGCCCCTGGCGCTAAGCTCCCCGGCATAGGTCTTGTCCTCCGGGTAATATTCCTCTAAATGCAACAGCAGCGGCTCCATGCCAAGCCCGGCAAGATAGACGGCCAGCGGCAGCGGGAGGTCAATTCTGGGACAGAACGCATACCGGAGTCCTTTGAGTCTTTCCACGGCCTGCTTCTGCCAGGCAAGGGCTTCCTGCCGCTCCTGTTCAAATTCCCCGCCCCAGGAAAAGCTGAAGCGTTCCGCGAGGGCGGTGTAAGCCTTGTCGATGCTTTCTACATCATATAGCGGGTGCAGGGCCGTATAGGGTACGCCGAATTCCCGCTCCATTTTGGCTGCGAGCGGCTGCATGAAGGGAGAAACCACCAAATTCAGGGCGGCGTCCGGCGCGCTTTGGAAATCCTCCAGGGCAGCGTCCGGCGCCAGATAGCGCAGAGTAAGGCCGCGCCGCGTGAGCGCAGGCAGCAGGGACGGCAGGGGAATATGTTCTTCCTCCGGGGCGCGGCCCAGTATGTTCACCCGGTTGGACACGGTTTTCTGCCCGTCCATCAGTGCGGCCAGCGCCTCCATTGTTTTCCATGATCCGGGCGGATAACTGATGTTTTTAAATTGGCCCAGCATTACGAAGGTGACGCGCGCGGACAACTCCGGCTGCACTTCCGTGACAATTGCCTGGATGTCCTCCCCAATCAGCTCCGGTATGCAGGTAATGATCATCAGAATAGCCTTTGCCCCGGCCTTGTCCATCTTTTTGAGGGCATCGATCAGTCCGGCCCGGCAGCCGAACACCACCTCCTGCGCGTCCAGCACATACAGCCAGTGCAGCTCGCCATGCCGGCCTTCCGGTTTGGGGTTGAACAGCCGCGAGTGGGTGGTGCACTCCGGCATCCCAACCAGCAGGGAAGACAGATGCCTGATTTTTTCCACATTCACCGACGCGATGCGCATCGGACAATGGTTGCCGGGGGAAACCGCGGGCGTCAGGAACTTTATGCCGTTGTTGGATTTTACCGCCGACAGCCGTTTTAAGTGTTTGAGCTCGTTGATGAAGCTTCGCCTCCTTCCAGCAGCAGTCTGGCCAGCGATTTGTAATGGGCCGCCATAGCGCAGTCCGGGAAAGCCTCCACCACCGTTTTTCCCTGGGCCTCGGCTTGCTGCACAAAAGGATCGCGGGGCAGGCGGTAAATGACCGGCGTTTCAATCTCCGCCGCCGCCTTGTCCACCAGCTCATGCTCGCCCTCAATGTTCTTGGCGTTGAGGATCAGACCGCGCAGCGAGGCGTAGCCGCGCTTGCCGAAGCTTTTGACCGCGTGGGCGATATTCGCCGCGGCATAGAGCGCCATCATCTCACCGGAGGTGACAATGCAGATATCGTCGGCATAGCCGCCCCGGATAGGCATGGCGAAGCCGCCGCAGACCACGTCGCCCAGCACATCGTAAAGCACCACGTCCGGCTTGTAAATTTCGTAGGCGTCCAGCTCCGCCAGTTTTTCGAAGGCCGTGATGATGCCGCGCCCGGCACAGCCCACGCCGGGAACCGGGCCGCCCGATTCCACACACAGCACGCCGGTGCTGCTTTTTACAACGAGGTCGTCCAGCTCCGCGTCGCCTTTTTTTCGCAGGGTGTCCAGCACTGTGGGAATGTTTTTTCCGCCGGTCAGAGTACGGCTGGAATCGGCCTTGGGATCACAGCCGATTTGCAGCACAGTCAGCCCCAGAGCTGCCATGGCCGCCGATACGTTGGAAACGGTGGTCGATTTACCGATACCGCCCTTGCCGTAAATTGCAATTTTTTTCATTTGGCGCCTTCTTTCATGTCATTCTGCTTTAATGAGGTCATAGGAAATGCAGGTGGGCCTGCCTGTACGGGGATCGGTAATGATCGAGGCATCGATGCGGAACGTCTCCCGCAGCACTCCGGCGGTCATTACTTCCCTGGGCGAACCGTGGCGGATAATGGTCCCGCGGCGGATGGCCACCATGTAGTCGGCGAAGCGGGCGGCCAGGTTTAAGTCGTGGAGCACCATTACAATGGTGCAGCCCTGCTCCCGGTTCAATTGGT
This window contains:
- the ahpF gene encoding alkyl hydroperoxide reductase subunit F, with the translated sequence MLLDRDIKEQLSQYLQLMEGDVLIKVSAGSDKVSGDMLALVDELASMSSRIAIEKAELPRTPSFSIRRAGEDQGITFAGIPLGHEFNSLVLALLQVSGRAPKAEQKIIDQIKALKGKYHFETYISLSCHICPEIVQALNLMSVLNPDVTHVMVDGAVFQEEVQAKDVMAVPVVYLNGEFFSSGRMSIEEILAKLGDGSDVSEFEEKEPFDILVVGGGPAGASAAIYAARKGIRTGIVAERFGGQVKDTLGIENFITVRYTEGPKLAASLEEHVKEYPVDVMKLQRGRRLEKKELIEVELENGAVLKSKAVILSTGARWRNIGVPGEAEFKNKGVAYCPHCDGPIFKGKRVAVIGGGNSGIEAAIDLAGIVEHVTVLEFMPELKADVVLQKRLFSLPNVTVLNNVQTKEITGTGKVDGLSYIDRSTEAVHHLELEGVFILIGLVPNTEWLEGAVERNRFGEIVVDNRGATNIPGVFAAGDCTNSPYKQIIIAMGSGANAALGAFEYLIRN
- a CDS encoding YbaN family protein — protein: METGSIKKTIFMVVGCLSLALGMTGIFLPLLPTTPFLLLAAYCFMQSSTRLYNWLIQHKVFGKYIYNYLTHRAVEAKAKRLALVFLWGTIAISLYLLPNIYIRLLLFAVGSGVSFHILTLKEFK
- a CDS encoding nitrogenase component 1, whose protein sequence is MGLHRFKPLPSGRMGILWTLATIRDAALVEFGCMGHMLYSGVTLKRAGVHDACKLYSTHIDETDIALGGTERLSHTIDTVVQRDQPRVIFFLPSSIPEVIGTDLPALCAELQPEYPGVRLLPFGYGGFNVTQHRGVQEALLLLGQTLPAEVKRTPQPTFNIIGSCADLFRFQADALELVRIMTGTFGIQPLCVMTSDTSIAEIEHMGGAHINLVIRREGEPVARHLEQRFGTPYLSGRPYGIDGTRRWLEEVAELSGLTADASFLKAQQKLSRQQLASVIPSLQHIVRAHPGEAALSLGGHADVVKGILSFGCGELSLAKGTCWCDCPAMAGEGIPYFSEDEWTRAVQDHKKGYLMASGEALEWAGRNTDLQISNPDTKWRLHPYEPPFMGFRGAVHLTNLWINEAIED
- a CDS encoding nitrogenase component 1, with amino-acid sequence MAGQTAAGRRRSFINELKHLKRLSAVKSNNGIKFLTPAVSPGNHCPMRIASVNVEKIRHLSSLLVGMPECTTHSRLFNPKPEGRHGELHWLYVLDAQEVVFGCRAGLIDALKKMDKAGAKAILMIITCIPELIGEDIQAIVTEVQPELSARVTFVMLGQFKNISYPPGSWKTMEALAALMDGQKTVSNRVNILGRAPEEEHIPLPSLLPALTRRGLTLRYLAPDAALEDFQSAPDAALNLVVSPFMQPLAAKMEREFGVPYTALHPLYDVESIDKAYTALAERFSFSWGGEFEQERQEALAWQKQAVERLKGLRYAFCPRIDLPLPLAVYLAGLGMEPLLLHLEEYYPEDKTYAGELSARGHNPWICRMVNVQADLPVLKKLAPDLCFGYLPEPAKTMPCVPDLFDFYGQIGYGRTSQLLKRILSVWNQINTSGQGGTAHGSAPI
- a CDS encoding AAA family ATPase, with amino-acid sequence MKKIAIYGKGGIGKSTTVSNVSAAMAALGLTVLQIGCDPKADSSRTLTGGKNIPTVLDTLRKKGDAELDDLVVKSSTGVLCVESGGPVPGVGCAGRGIITAFEKLAELDAYEIYKPDVVLYDVLGDVVCGGFAMPIRGGYADDICIVTSGEMMALYAAANIAHAVKSFGKRGYASLRGLILNAKNIEGEHELVDKAAAEIETPVIYRLPRDPFVQQAEAQGKTVVEAFPDCAMAAHYKSLARLLLEGGEASSTSSNT